The Kribbella sp. NBC_00662 nucleotide sequence ACCGTGCTCACGCTGACCCTGACCGGCCTCGCCGCCGACAGCCCGCTCGGGACCGGCCGGTCGGCAAAGCCTTACCGCCGCCTCGGCTCCATCGTCGCGATGCTCGCCGGCGCTGCGATCGGCGCGCTGCTCCTGCGCGAGACCACCGCCTGGGTGATCGTCCTGGCGGGTGCCGTGGTCGCCGCGGCGGCGCTCGTCTTCGTGCTGGCCCCCGCCGACTGACTGCCCGCCGGGGAATGTCAGGTGCGCCCGGTCTGTTGGACTTGATAGTGTGGATCTTCCACCACCCTCCGGGGCGGTGGGAGTTTGACAACTCAACAGGGGGTGAACGGTTTCGACTTTGGACGTTGGTTCCAAGGGAAGCGGGCCGAGGATCCAGGGTTATCTCGTTAACGATCTCTGGAAACCAATAAGTGCCAATACATCGCGCACTAGCTACGCTCTCGCCGCCTGACGGCCGAGCACTAAAGTAGCGGTCAGCCCGGGGATGCTTCCGACCCGGTTCCTGGCCTCAGCTAGGAAGCTTGCTGTGCTAGCCCGGTCACGGGGTTAGCACGGGACATTCACAGTGACTGAGCCTGTCAGCGAGATGTCTGTACAAACGCTGGGGCTGAGAAAAACGCCATTCAGACTGCGCCCGGAGAAGTCTTGGAACCCCGCCGAAGGACGCGGGTTCGATTCCCGCCACCTCCACCCCTTGAGAACGCGCAGGCCAGCCCAGCTGACCTGCGCGTTCTGCTGTCTACGGCCAACTCAGCGTGTCGGAGCACGTATTTCGTGTCAGTGGGAAGACAGGGGCGTGCCAGGGGTGTTGGGCATGGTAGGGGTGTGAATCAGGGAGGGTTGGGGATGGCGCGTTCAGAGGTGTGGCGGCGGGGTCTGGTGGCCGGGGTTGAGGTTTCCAGCACTGGGCGTGGGCCCGGGGTGGTGGTTGTGCCGGGGAACAATCGGCGGGCTCATCACTACGAGCGGTTGGCGCGAGGGCTGGCTGGGGTTCATACGGTGCACGTGGTTGAGCGGCGGGGGCGTGGCGCGAGTGCGCCGCGGGATACGGCGTACTCGGTGGAGACCGAGGCCGATGATGTGCTCGCGGTTCTGGAGCACACGGGGGCCGGGGTGGTGTTCGGGCACAGTTACGGTGGGTTGATCGCGCTGCACGTGGGGCTGCGGCGGTCGTTGGATGCGTTGATCGCGTATGAACCGGGCGTGAGTATCGGCGGGTCGTTCGATGCCAGTTGGCTGGATGCGTTCACGCGGCAGCTCGGGGACGGGCGGCAGGTCGCGGCGATGGCGACGTTCCTCAGGGGGACCGATCTGTTGCCGTTCCGGGCGGCGCCGTTGCTGTGGGCAATTTCCTTGGTGATGTTGCGGGGGCCGGGTGGGCACGAGACGCGGGACATGATGCCGACGACGCCGGCCGAGATCGCCGAGATCGTTCGGCTCGACTCCGACGGGAGCCGGTACGCCGGGATCGCGTCGCGGACCCTTCTCCTCGGTGGTGAGAAGTCGCCCGCGTACCTGACCGGAGTACTCCCGCAGCTCGCGTCGATCCTCCCGAGCGCCGACTACACGATCCTGCCCGGCCTCGACCACAACGCGCCGGACGAGAACGCCGCGGACGTCATCGCGCAGCAGATCCGGCTGCACCTGGTCCGCGGGGAGCGCCACGGGTACGTCGACCACGAGTCGGTGGAGTACGGCATTCACCCGGCGGACGAGCGGGTGTCGATCCATCGGGATTGACGATGGATCGACGGCGGTGGACATTCGCTGTGTGAGCACGGCCGAACAGGACGCCCAGGCGTTCGCTGACCTCTTCCGTGAGACGTACCTGCGTTTTCACCGACGCGACGGCAAGCGGAACGAGATGTCCGGCGCGAGCCGGGCCGTTCTGCAGCACCTTTCGCAGACAGGTCCGCTGACCGTCGGCGACATCGCGCTGCACCTCGACCGGGCGCAGTCCGTCGTCAGCGACATCGTGACCCAGCTCGAGTCCAAGGGCGTGCTGGAGCGTGAGCGCGATCCGCAGGACCGGCGCCGCACGCTGGTGTGGCTGTCGCCGGAGGGCTTCGACGTACTGCGTGCCGATCGAGACGTACTCGGCGTCGCCACCCTGGCCGAGTCGTTCGCCCAGCTGTCACCCGGCGACCGTGCCGCGCTGCTCACCACCCTGACCCAGCTGATCCGAACGGAGCAGAGACATGACCACTAGCTGCGAGAGCTGCAGCATGCCGATCGAGAGCGGCCGGTACTGCGCGTACTGCGTCGATGCCGACGGCAACCTTCAGGACTTCGACACCCGGTTCGCGTCGATGGTGTCGTGGCAGGAGCGCCGCCACCCGGACGCCTCACGCGAGCAACTCGAGGCGGACACCCTTGCCTACATGGCCACGATGCCGGCCTGGCGCGACCACCCGCGCCTGGCCGACCACCGCTGACCGCTAGACGGCTTGGACGACATCCCAGTGCTCCACGATCTGCTCGCCTTCGAAGCGCCAGATGTCGACGACGGCCTGCCTCGTTCCGGCGGTCGTCATCAAGTAGTGCACGACCACATGGGTGTCGTCGGCGATGACGCGCCGGAGGTCGAGTTGGGCCCCGGCGACGGGCGCTCGGGCGATGAAGTCGATGAAGGCGTCGCGTCCTGACGGGTTGCCGGGGCTGTGCTCGACGAAGTTCTCGTGCAGGAGCGGGCCCAGCGGTTCGAGGTTGCCGTTGGCAAACTCCTGGAACGCGTGCAGGGTCAGTTCCTTGATCGTCATGCCGACGACGATGAGCCTGCCGCGGCCACGTTGTCGATTACGTCGCTTGTCATTGCCCCGGCGCGCGATACTCGGAGGGTGAGCGAAGACAGACCGGTCGGCGAACTGCTGCGGGAGTGGCGACGCCGGCGGAAGCTGAGCCAGCTCGACCTCGCGATCCAGGCGGACGTGTCGCCGCGGCACGTGAGCTTCGTGGAGACCGGGCGGACGATCCCGAGCAGTGCGATGGTCCTGCATCTCGCCGAGCAGCTCGCAGTCCCACTGCGGGAGCGCAACCGGCTGCTGATCGCGGCCGGGCACGCCCCGGTATACCGGCAGACACCGCTCGACGATCCGGACATGACGCGGGTCCGCGCGGCCCTCGACCAGCTCGTCCGCGCCCACGCGCCGTACCCCGCCCTGGCCGTCGATCGCCGCTGGAACCTCCTGCTGGCCAATGACTCGTTCAAGGCCCTCCTGGCAGGCGTGGACCCGAAGCTGCTCACGACGCCCATCAACCTGATGCGCCTCGGCCTGCACCCCGACGGCCTGGCATCGCGGATCATCAACCTGCAACAGGTCCGCAGCTACCTGCTCCCACGCCTGGCCCGCCAGGCCGCCGCCTCCGGCGACCCCGAGCTCCACCACCTGTACGACGAACTAGTTGCCTTCGGCCCCATCGACAGCACCCCGCCAGATCCCGCCGACATCGCCCTCACCATTCAGATCCGCCACCGCGGCACCGACCTCACCTTCCTGAACACCATCACGACCTTCGGCACCGCCTTCGACATCACCCTCGAAGAGATCGCGATCGAGACCTACCTCCCCGCAGACGCCACTACGACGGCCTACTTCCGCCGCACCTGACGAAGAGGGCGGAAGGTGCGGCGGAGGTCGTCGGTCCATTCTGTTGGGAGTTCCCAGGGGATGAAGTGGCCGCCGTTGGGGTGGGCGGTGATGTTGACGTGGTTGTACCAGGGGGCGCGGTCGCTGGCCAGGAAGTTGTCGATACGTTGCTGCGGGGTGTGTACGCCGGGCGGGTCCTCGTGGCCGACGAACGTGATCCCGGTCGGGGCTTCGATGGCCGGCGTACGGTCGTGGGACGGTGTCCAGGGGTAGCGGTTGTTGTTGGCGTACGTCCGGATCGAGGTGTCGATCGCGTTCCCGGCCCAGAAGATCGTCGCGTGGGTGAGCAGGTCGTCGTCGGTGAACGCCTTCTCGCTCTCGGCCCACTTCTGCCAGCGTTCCAGGATCCACGCGAGCATGCCGGCCGGCGAGTCCGCGAGACCGAACCCGAGCGTGCTCGGATCCAGCACGTGCACGGCCAGGTGCGACGCGAAGCGGTGCTCGAGCTCGAGGATCCGGGCGTGGATCTCCGGCGGCAGACCGGGCGGGATCGGGTTGCCGCCGCTCAGGTCCCACCCGCGATCGCCGTTGAAGAACGACAGCTTCAGCGCCGACCCGATGTGCATCCCGTACAGCTCATCGGCGTACTTGTGCCCGAGCTGCCCCGTCACCAGCGCGCCGACGTCACATCCGGCGGCGGCGTACTTCGGGTGCCCGAGGATCCCCGTCATCAGCTCGTGCCAGACGTCGGCGATCTTCCAGAAGTTCATGTCCGGCCGGGTCGGCGTCGAGAATCCGAACCCGGGCAGCGACGGCACGATCACGTCGAACGCGTCCGCGGGATCACCGCCGTACGACTCGGGGTCGGCCAGTGGATCGATCACCTTCGACCAGTGCCAGAACGTCCACGGCCAGCCGTGACTCAGGATCAACGGGATCGGGTCCGGACCGACGCCGGGCTTGTGCAGGAAGTGGACCGGTACGTCACCCACGTCGACCCGGTAGTGGTCGTAGGCGTTGATCGCCCGCTCGGCGGCCCGCCAGTCGAAGCCGTCGGCCCAGTATTCGACCAGGGGTTGGAGGCGGGTACGACGTACGCCGTAGAAGCCGTCGTCGTTCCCCGCGTCGCGGGGCCATTTCGTCGTGCGGAGGCGACGTCTGAGGTCGTCGAGGACCTCGTCAGCGACATGGATGGGCGTTGGAATCACGGGGTGTCCTCGGCAAGCTCGGTCAAGCGCTGGAGTACGTCGACGGAGCCCGCGAGCACGGCGCGCTCTTCGGGCGTCAACTGGTCGACGAGTGCGGCCAGTTTCGCGACCCGGTGCGCGTGCCGGGAGCGGACGATCTCCTGACCTGCGCTGGTCAGGGAGATCAGGCTGGCCCGGCCGTCGCTGGGGTCGGGGCGACGTTGGAGGAGACCGTCCTGCTCGAGCTTCGCGACCAGGCTGGTCAGGGCGGGTTGCTTCAGCTGCTCGGTCGGGAGGAGTTCGGTGAGCCGCATCGGACCGGTCCGGTCGAGCGTGTGCAGCACCGACAGGGTCGAGAAGTTGAACCTCCGGACCGACGGCAGCCGGATGAAGATCGTGTTGAAGTCCTCGATGACCGTCGTCAGCCGATCGACATCCATGCGACGACAATATCAATTTTCGATGTATGTTCAAGTCAGTTGCTGAGGGCAACGGATACGGTGAAGGCGGTCTCGCCGGATTTCAGCGTGAGGACGGCGGCGTCCGCGCTGTCCGGGAGCTTGCCCTTGAACGTGATCGTGCCGTGCTCGGTGCCACCGCTCGCGACCTTGCTCGGCCAGTTGCTGCGGCGGGTGTCGGCGCGCAGCGCGGTGCCGTCGGCGGCGGTGAACGTCGCGCCGGCGATCGGGACCGTGACGGGTTCCTTGGCGCCGTTCGCGAGCATCACCTCGACGCGGGTGAAATGGCTCGTGTACGTGACGTTCTCGACCGTGATCGTGACCGCGGCGGAGGGTTTCGCGACGGGCTTGACCAGCCGGTCCGCGCCGGATTCGTTGCCGGTCAGGTAGCCGCCGACGTACTCCGCGCCCCCGGTCAACGCGAACCCGCCGACGCCGACGCCGACGAGCACCACGGCGACCGCGACCAGGATGGATACGTCGAGCCGACCCGGTCGGTGGTCCTTCGGGGCGGCCGCGTCGAGCAGCGCGAGCACCATCGCCACGACCAGCGCGATCCCGGGCGGGACCAGCCATCGCAGTTCGCCACCCGGTCCGTCGGCGAGGAACGTGACGATCAGGTTCACGATCAGCCCGAGAACGACGATCCCTCCGGCGACGATCAGCACGCGCGGCAGCCGCACGGTCCCGACGGCGTCGCCCTCGGCTCCCGCCGTACGACGGTCTGCGTCGGGCTCCACGATCGGACGGCGCTCCGCCTTCGGGCGACGCTCCGCCTTCGGACGGCCTTCCTCGTTGGCGCGCCGGTCGGCGCCGGTACGGCGGTCTGCTCCGGGCAGGCGTTGCTCGGTCTGTGCACGGCTCGGCTCGGGCCAGTTGTCGGGCCGGTTCCAGTTCGGCTCCGCCTGCTCGACCCGCGCCGAGATCTCCCACGGCGTCCGAACCGGCTCCGGGTTGTCCGCCGACGGATACGCCGCCCAGCCCCCGTCACCCGACCGCGACTGGTCTTCAAACCCCCGCACGACACCTGCCGCCCCATACTCACCAGGCTCATATGAGGCGTCATCCTCCTCAGCCTCGTACGCCGGTTCGTCGTACCGCGCGCCGTATTCCTCGCCGTACTGCTCGCCACGGCCGGCGTCCTCCTCGGCCGCCCACGGCTCCTCGGCAGGCGGATACTCAGCCGCGGACCCGTAGTCAGCCGCAGCCGACCCGGAACTCGCAGGCGCCGACGGAGCAGGCACGACCGGCGGAGGCGGCGTGGACGCGGCCGACGGCGTGGACGCGGCTGACAGGGGCTGGGCGGCCGGCGGGGCGGACGCGGCTGGCGGTGGCGCGGCAGGTGCAGGTGGCTCAGGAGCCGCCGCGTACGCCTCGTCCGGCTGAGGGGTGGTCGGGGTGACCGGGTCCGGGAGCGTGGTCTTGTGGAAGGTGAGGACCGACCGTCCGATGTGGACGCGGTCGCCGGTGCTCAGGGGTGTGGGCGCGGTGATGCGGTGGCCGTTGAGGCCGGTCCCGTTGCGGGACTCGTCGTGCAGGGTCCAACCGGAGCCGTCGCGGGCCAGCCGGGCGTGGATGCGGGAGATCTGGTCGTCCGCCTGCAGCCGGATGTCGGCGTTGGAGGCGCGGCCGATGGTGATCGTGTCGGCCTCGGCCGGCAGCGTCCAGCGCTGCTCACCGAGCGACAGCACGAATTCGGTTTCCACTCCCACCCCAGCCGGCGTCATCCTGATCGTGTTCCGTCGCGCCGCTGCCGGCGCGTCGCACCCCGCGGCAGCCAACCCGTCTGCGCGATTCTGCCATCCGCACCCGCCCCAGACCACCGGCAGTACCCACCCACCACCCTCCGCGACAGCCCCCTCACACCCCGGACCGGAGGCTGCGGACCCGCGGTCCCGGATCGTCACAAATCTCAGGATTCGGTCGGCTTTGTCAGCTGTTAGTAGCGATGACAACGCGGTCAGTTGTCGTAAGGGTGCCAACGGCACGGTAGCGCCTTGCTCGGGTGCGATCGCGGACATAGTGTCCCCCCGCGCGATTCATCAGGGTTGGATGAAAAGGGGGAGTTTTTCGCGGTAGCCCGGTGAATAGGCCGGAGGTTCCAGGCGGAGTGGTGCACCGCCTGCAGTCCGGCGAGGCGCAACCCGCCCAAAGCACCGCATTCGCGAAGGGACCAATACCAATGGTCTTGTTCCAGCGTTCTCGAAAGCCTGCCATCGTCCTGGGCCTCACCGGCCTGGCAGCGGCAGCACTCGCCGGATTCGGTACGTCGGCCGCAGGCGCCGCGCCGAGTGCGGCACCCCCGCCCCGGCCCTCGCAGGCGCAGTCGAAGGCGTCCGCCGTCGACTCGGCGTCGTCGCTGGTCGCCGGCCGGCCGAGCGCACTGCACGCCTCGAAGGACGACAAGTTCACCGCGAAGCCGGTGATCTCGGACCCGTCCGGCCTGCAGTACGTCCCGTACGAGCGTTCGTACAAGGGTCTCCCGGTCATCGGTGGTGACTTCGTCGTCGTCACCGACGCCAAGGGAGCCGTGAAATCCACCTCGGTCGCCCAGACCACCGCCGTACCCGACCTGTCCACGACCGCCAAGGTGACGGCCGCGGCCGCGCAGAAGACCGCCACCAAGCTGCTGAAGAAGGTCGATTCGTCGACCACGCCGACGCTCGCGGTCTACGCCCTCGACGGCACCCCGAAGCTCGCCTGGCAGTCCCGTGTCACCGGCCGCAGCGCTTCGGAGCCGTCGAGCCTGAGCGTGTACGTCGACGCGCAGTCCGGCAAGGTGCTCGGTACCAAGGAGCACGTGATGGCCGGCAACGGCACCGCGGCGTACAGCGGACCGAACCCGGTCCACCTGGACACCACGCTGTCCGGCAGCACGTACTCGATGAAGGACCCGAACACCACCAACCAGTCCTGCCAGGACGCGGCGAACAACACCACGTTCTCCGGTCCGGACGACAACTGGGGCAACGGCACGGCGTCCAACAAGGAGACCGGCTGCGTCGACGCGCTGTACACCGCCCAGACCGAGCGGCACATGCTGACCGACTGGCTGGGCCGTAACGGCTTCGACGGCAACGGCGGCGGCTGGCCGATCCGCGTCGGCCTGAACGACGAGAACGCGTACTACGACGGCACGCAGGTGCAGGTCGGTCACAACACGGCCGGTGGCTGGATCGGTTCGCTGGACGTCGTGGGCCACGAGCTGGGCCACGGTATCGACGACCACACCCCGGGCGGCATCTCGGGTTCGGGCACCCAGGAGTTCGTCGCCGACACGTTCGGCGCGGCCACCGAGTTCTACAGCAACCAGGGCTCGGCCTACGACCCGCCGGACTTCTACGTCGGTGAAGAGATCAACCTGGTCGGCAGCGGCCCGATCCGCAACATGTACAACCCGTCCGCGGTCGGCGACCCGAACTGCTACTCGAGCTCGATCCCGGGCGCCGAGGTGCACGCCGCGGCCGGTCCCGGCGACCACTGGTTCGTCCTGCTCTCCATCGGCAGCGGCGGCAACCCGAACGTCCCGACCTGCAACAGCTCGTCGGTGACCGGTCTGGGCATCCAGAAGGCCATCAAGATCATGTACAACGCGATGCTGATGAAGACCAGCAGCAGCTCGTACCTGAAGTACCGGACCTGGACCCTGACCGCGGCCAAGAACCTGTACCCGGGCAGCTGCACCGAGTTCAACACCGTCAAGGCGGCGTGGGACGCGGTCAGCGTTCCGGCCCAGTCGGCCGACCCGACCTGCACCGTTTCGGGTGGCGTCACGGTCAGCAACCCGGGCAACAAGACCGCGACCGTGGGTACGGCGATCTCGCCGTTCACGCTGTCGGCCACCGGTGGCACGGCACCGTACACGTGGTCCGCGACCGGTCTGCCGGCCGGCGTCACCATCGGTTCCTCCACGGGCACCGTGTCCGGTACGCCGACCACCGCCGGCACCTACAACGTGACCGCCACGGCCACCGCGAGTGCCGGAGGATCGGGTAGCGCTTCCTTCACCATCAGCGTGAGCCCTGTCGGCGGCGGTTGCTCCTCGCCGGGGCAGAAGCTCGGCAACCCGGGCTTCGAGACCGGTACGGCGTCGCCGTGGTCGGCCTCGACCGGAGTCATCGACAACACCACCTCCCAGCCCGCCCACGGTGGCTCCTGGAAGGCGTGGCTGGACGGCTACGGCCAGACCCACACCGACACGCTGAGCCAGTCGGTCACGATTCCGGCCGGTTGCGCGGCGACGCTCTCCTTCTACCTGCACATCGATTCTGCGGAGACCACCACGACGACGCAGTACGACAAGCTGACGGTGAAGGCGGGCTCGACCACGCTGGCGACGTACTCGAACCTGAACAAGGCGAGCGGCTACTCGCTCAAGTCGTTCAACCTCTCGTCGTTCGCCGGCCAGACGGTGTCGATCAGCTTCACCGGCACCGAGGACAGCTCCCTGCAGACCTCGTTCGTCATCGACGACACGGGCCTCAACCTGAGCTGACCCTTTGAACGAACCCGGCCGCCGCACCTTCGGGGGTGCGGCGGCCGGCTCACTTCTCCGGCTCATTCGAGAGCCGTGCCCCGCGCAGATCAGCATCACGAAGATTGGCCCGACTGAGGTTCACGTCGCTCAGATCCAGCCCGCGAAGGTCAGCGCCGCTGAGATCCGCGCCGCTGAGATCGGCGCCGCTCAGCAGCGATCGCGCCGGTCCGGATGATTCGCCTTGTGCTGCCGATCCGGCCTTCGGCCCGGAGACTGCCAGACCCTCGGTGTCTTTTGCCGGATCGAGCCCTGCACGAAGGACCAAGCCGACGGCGACCGCCAGCATGAGTCCAAGCGCGATAGCGGCACCGATCGCGCCCTGCCAGGCGCTGGCTGCGGCAAGCACCGCGAGAGCCAGCACGGGCATCGCCCAAACGGTCAGTCGCCCCGCTCCCATCACACACTCCTTCCGGCTCGACCACAGCATCCCAAGGCGGATTGGTCCGGCGTGCCCGCCTCGCCGACCCCTGGATCAGGAACCACCGCCGGGACATACTGACAGTAATCATGGGGCGGGGAGGTCGATGATGACGTTTCGTAAGCCGACTGCGCTGGCAGTACTGATCCTGCGCCTCGGCCTAACGACACAGCACCCGAATCCGGAGGCTGCAGGGGTTGGCAAGCTGGGCTCGTCCCGCAGGTGCGAAGAGTGCAAGAGGCCGACGCTGAAGTTCAACGAGCGGACGAGCGTCTGGTATTGCACGAGCTGCGGCTGGGAGAAGCCGCAGGGCGACCGCTGATGGCAGCTGGGCTCCCCGGGGCCACGACCTCGGTTGGCTCGCAGATCGGGCGGTACTTCAGCCTGGCGTCTCTGTTGCCGTCCCTCCTGTTCGTCACCTGGATCGTTGCTCTGCAGGGCGCGGTCAACCAGCCGCTCGGCAAGTTCAGCCTCACCGGCTTGAAAACGGCCTTGTCCGACTGGAGTCCGACCAAGATCGGTCTGGTGGTCGGCGCCGCACTAGTGCTGGGCTTCGCCGTTCATCCGTTGATGTACGCAACGACGCAGCTGCTCGAGGGGTACTGGGGTCCGCGGCCGTTCGCTGTTCGGTTGGCGACGATGCTGGCACTGCGGCACCGCGGCCGGCAGCTTCGCCTGGAGCACCGCGCTGCTGATCTAGAGGTGCAGGCCGACGACCAGCTCGACGAGATCATCCTGTCGCGGATGCCTCATAAGGACCGGACGGGCCTGTCCGACGAGCAGCTTAGGACGGTCCTCGCAGACAAGCGGGAGACGGAGCGCCTGCTGCCAAGCGGCGCAGCGGTGTATGGACTGATCATGGCCAGGGAGGCGATCCAGAAGGTTCTAGACAGCTCGATGCCGAAGGCTGCGGACCGGATGCTGCCGACCCGCCTCGGGAACGTCCTGCGCAGAATCGAGGACAGCGTTGGGCAGAGCTACGAGCTCCCGTTGGTTCGCATCGCACCGCACCTGACGATGGTGGCAGCTCCTAACCGGGCCGCGTACATCAACGACACCCGCGAACAGATGGATATTGCGATCCGCTTGACCTTCTACGGCCTGGCTGCGGCGGTTGTGACGACTGTGTGGATGCTCGGTTCCGGATGGTGGCTCTTCCTGGGGTTGCTGCCGTATGCGTTCGCATACATCGCCTATCGCGGTGCCATCGCCGCTGCGAGCGCCTGGGGCGCTGCTGTCAAGACGGCCATGGATCTTGATCGGTTTGCCTTGTATGACGCCATCCATGTCGACTGGCCGACCGACACCAGGGCCGAACGTAGGCGGAACGAGAAGCTGATGAACGCACTGCTGGGCACGCCGGGAGCTTCTGTCACCTACGTCCGGCCCAAGAAGCCCTAGTTGAGGCTCATGCGCGGTTCGCCGTTGACCAGGCCGGTGCCGGCGATGGTGCAGGTGCCGCCGCGGTTCTGGGTGTAGGTCTGGCGGACGCAGTTGCGGAGCGCGAGCTGGGCCCAGTAGTTGGGGTGCAGGGACTCCTGGATGAAGTAGTCCGAGCCGACCGTGGTGACGGTGCGGATCTGGTTGATCCACTCGGTCCTGTCGACCGCGGTGGGCTGGGTCCAGGAGGTGAGGCCGACTTCCTCGTAGAGGCCGACTGTCTTCTCACACAGCCGGCGGCCGTTGAAGGCGGACTGGAGTTCGAGCAGGCGCGCGTTGGTCAGGCCGGATTGGCCGATCGCGGCGCGGACGGTGTTGTTGATGGTGACGAGCGCGGTCGCGTTGGCCCAGTCGGCGTCGGCGTTCCAGAAGCCGCAGCCACCGGTGCTCTGCCGGGTGAACCCGCTCTGGCTGTACCGGAACCCGCTGGCCGCCGGGATCGGCGACGGATACGTCTGTACGACGAGGCTCCATGCGGTGTCGCCGTACCCGGCGTTGCGCATCGCGGTGCGGACGTTCTGGAACGCGGTCGCGATCCTGGCGCGGACCGTGGTGATGTTGGCGGAGGTGAAGTTGGCGACGACGGACGAGTCGTCCTTGCAGTAGTCGGGATCCCAGGACGGCGACAGCAGGAAGTCCTGCACGCACTGGGTGACGATCGACGCGAAGTTGAAGTCGTTGCCGCCGATCGAGACGACGACCTGCTTCACGTTGTGGCCGGCAGCGAACTGCTGCAGCATCTTCGCCTGGCCGAGGTTTCCGGCGCCGTCGTCGTAGAAGTCGATGCCGGGCTTGAAGTAGTCGCCGGTAGCGGTCGTGGTCTTCGCGCCGGAGCAGGCCAGGTTGAGCCCGCCGACGCCGCCGCCGATGTACGCCTCGGCGGACTGGCTGCGGTGGCAGCGCGGGATCTGTTCGGCGGTGTGGCTCGCGTTGTCGTGGTAGGCGTGCGCACCGAGCGCGTCGGCCGGTGCCTCGGAGTCGTTCGAGCTACCGGCCCAGCGACCGGCTTCACCCGAGATGTAGGAATCCCCAACGGTGACGACGTACGGCGTACCCGAACCGGGACCGTCGGCGTGCGCCGGGGGAGCGACCAGGCCGAGCCCGGTCAGGGAGAGTAGGAGGATTGCTGCGGACACTCGACGACTTCTCGGAAGAGTTCTCACCCGGAAGGCCTCTCTCGCCGGAGTTCGGTGATCTCAGGACCCCCACCAGACCACCGTCGGCGTCAAGGTACTCCCGGGTAACCCGCACCGGTAGACCGAGCGTACTGACACGTTTGCGCCCTGTCACCACCGTGTCAGCTCGCCCAGTCACTTCGAGAGGTCAGCCGGGGAGGTTGAGTTCCTCCGGCCAGCGCTGCTGCCACCACGCGCGCCAGCGGCTCTCCAGCTCCGCGCGATCGGCGTCGCCGTACATGGACAGGATCGCCATCGTGGCGCCGTCCGGCTTCTCGTCGCCGGGTGGGATGTGGCTCAGCACGAGCAGACCGTTGCCCCAAGCA carries:
- a CDS encoding epoxide hydrolase family protein, whose translation is MIPTPIHVADEVLDDLRRRLRTTKWPRDAGNDDGFYGVRRTRLQPLVEYWADGFDWRAAERAINAYDHYRVDVGDVPVHFLHKPGVGPDPIPLILSHGWPWTFWHWSKVIDPLADPESYGGDPADAFDVIVPSLPGFGFSTPTRPDMNFWKIADVWHELMTGILGHPKYAAAGCDVGALVTGQLGHKYADELYGMHIGSALKLSFFNGDRGWDLSGGNPIPPGLPPEIHARILELEHRFASHLAVHVLDPSTLGFGLADSPAGMLAWILERWQKWAESEKAFTDDDLLTHATIFWAGNAIDTSIRTYANNNRYPWTPSHDRTPAIEAPTGITFVGHEDPPGVHTPQQRIDNFLASDRAPWYNHVNITAHPNGGHFIPWELPTEWTDDLRRTFRPLRQVRRK
- a CDS encoding MarR family winged helix-turn-helix transcriptional regulator, which produces MSTAEQDAQAFADLFRETYLRFHRRDGKRNEMSGASRAVLQHLSQTGPLTVGDIALHLDRAQSVVSDIVTQLESKGVLERERDPQDRRRTLVWLSPEGFDVLRADRDVLGVATLAESFAQLSPGDRAALLTTLTQLIRTEQRHDH
- a CDS encoding nuclear transport factor 2 family protein; this encodes MTIKELTLHAFQEFANGNLEPLGPLLHENFVEHSPGNPSGRDAFIDFIARAPVAGAQLDLRRVIADDTHVVVHYLMTTAGTRQAVVDIWRFEGEQIVEHWDVVQAV
- a CDS encoding helix-turn-helix domain-containing protein; protein product: MSEDRPVGELLREWRRRRKLSQLDLAIQADVSPRHVSFVETGRTIPSSAMVLHLAEQLAVPLRERNRLLIAAGHAPVYRQTPLDDPDMTRVRAALDQLVRAHAPYPALAVDRRWNLLLANDSFKALLAGVDPKLLTTPINLMRLGLHPDGLASRIINLQQVRSYLLPRLARQAAASGDPELHHLYDELVAFGPIDSTPPDPADIALTIQIRHRGTDLTFLNTITTFGTAFDITLEEIAIETYLPADATTTAYFRRT
- a CDS encoding alpha/beta fold hydrolase gives rise to the protein MARSEVWRRGLVAGVEVSSTGRGPGVVVVPGNNRRAHHYERLARGLAGVHTVHVVERRGRGASAPRDTAYSVETEADDVLAVLEHTGAGVVFGHSYGGLIALHVGLRRSLDALIAYEPGVSIGGSFDASWLDAFTRQLGDGRQVAAMATFLRGTDLLPFRAAPLLWAISLVMLRGPGGHETRDMMPTTPAEIAEIVRLDSDGSRYAGIASRTLLLGGEKSPAYLTGVLPQLASILPSADYTILPGLDHNAPDENAADVIAQQIRLHLVRGERHGYVDHESVEYGIHPADERVSIHRD
- a CDS encoding MarR family winged helix-turn-helix transcriptional regulator, with protein sequence MDVDRLTTVIEDFNTIFIRLPSVRRFNFSTLSVLHTLDRTGPMRLTELLPTEQLKQPALTSLVAKLEQDGLLQRRPDPSDGRASLISLTSAGQEIVRSRHAHRVAKLAALVDQLTPEERAVLAGSVDVLQRLTELAEDTP
- a CDS encoding FHA domain-containing protein; protein product: METEFVLSLGEQRWTLPAEADTITIGRASNADIRLQADDQISRIHARLARDGSGWTLHDESRNGTGLNGHRITAPTPLSTGDRVHIGRSVLTFHKTTLPDPVTPTTPQPDEAYAAAPEPPAPAAPPPAASAPPAAQPLSAASTPSAASTPPPPVVPAPSAPASSGSAAADYGSAAEYPPAEEPWAAEEDAGRGEQYGEEYGARYDEPAYEAEEDDASYEPGEYGAAGVVRGFEDQSRSGDGGWAAYPSADNPEPVRTPWEISARVEQAEPNWNRPDNWPEPSRAQTEQRLPGADRRTGADRRANEEGRPKAERRPKAERRPIVEPDADRRTAGAEGDAVGTVRLPRVLIVAGGIVVLGLIVNLIVTFLADGPGGELRWLVPPGIALVVAMVLALLDAAAPKDHRPGRLDVSILVAVAVVLVGVGVGGFALTGGAEYVGGYLTGNESGADRLVKPVAKPSAAVTITVENVTYTSHFTRVEVMLANGAKEPVTVPIAGATFTAADGTALRADTRRSNWPSKVASGGTEHGTITFKGKLPDSADAAVLTLKSGETAFTVSVALSN